From Vitis vinifera cultivar Pinot Noir 40024 chromosome 14, ASM3070453v1, a single genomic window includes:
- the LOC132255033 gene encoding LOW QUALITY PROTEIN: photosystem I P700 chlorophyll a apoprotein A1-like (The sequence of the model RefSeq protein was modified relative to this genomic sequence to represent the inferred CDS: deleted 1 base in 1 codon), which yields MIIRSPEPEVKILVDRDPIKTSFEEWARPGHFSRTIAKGPDTTTWIWNLHADAHDFDSHTSDLEEISRKVFSAHFGQLSIIFLWLSGMYFHGARFSNYEAWLSDPTHIGPSAQVVWPIVGQEILNGDVGGGFRGIQITSGFFQMWRASGITNELQLYCTAIGALVFAALMLFAGWFHYHKAAPKLAWFQDVESMLNHHLAGLLGLGSLSWAGHQVHVSLPINQFLNAGVDPKEIPLPHEFILNRDLLAQLYPSFAEGATPFFTLNWSKYAEFLTFRGGLDPVTGGLWLTDIAHHHLAIAILFLIAGHMYRTNWGIGHGLKDILEAHKGPFTGQGHKGLYEILTTSWHAQLSLNLAMLGSLTIVVAHHMYSMPPYPYLATDYGTQLSLFTHHMWIGGFLIVGAAAHAAIFMVRDYDPTTRYNDLLDRVLRHRDAIISHLNWACIFLGFHSFGLYIHNDTMSALGRPQDMFSDTAIQLQPVFAQWIQNTHALAPSATAPGATTSTSLTWGGGDLVAVGGKVALLPIPLGTADFLVHHIHAFTIHVTVLILLKGVLFARSSRLIPDKANLGFRFPCDGPGRGGTCQVSAWDHVFLGLFWMYNSISVVIFHFSWKMQSDVWGSISDQGVLTHITGGNFAQSSITINGWLRDFLWAQASQVIQSYGSSLSAYGLFFLGAHFVWAFSLMFLFSGRGYWQELIESIVWAHNKLKVAPATQPRALSIVQGRAVGVTHYLLGGIATTWAFFLARIIAVG from the exons ATGATTATTCGTTCGCCGGAACCAGAAGTTAAAATTTTGGTAGATAGGGATCCCATAAAAACTTCTTTCGAGGAATGGGCCAGACCCGGTCATTTCTCAAGAACAATAGCTAAGGGCCCTGATACTACCACTTGGATCTGGAACCTACATGCTGATGCTCACGATTTCGATAGCCATACCAGTGATTTGGAGGAGATCTCTCGAAAAGTATTTAGTGCCCATTTCGGGCAACTCTCCATCATCTTTCTTTGGCTGAGTGGCATGTATTTCCACGGTGCTCGTTTTTCCAATTATGAAGCATGGCTAAGCGATCCTACTCACATTGGACCTAGTGCCCAGGTGGTTTGGCCAATAGTGGGCCAAGAAATATTGAATGGTGATGTGGGCGGGGGTTTCCGAGGAATACAAATAACCTCTGGTTTTTTTCAGATGTGGCGAGCATCTGGAATAACTAATGAATTACAACTTTATTGTACCGCAATTGGTGCATTGGTCTTTGCAGCCTTAATGCTTTTTGCTGGTTGGTTCCATTATCACAAAGCCGCTCCAAAATTGGCTTGGTTCCAAGATGTAGAATCTATGTTGAATCACCATTTAGCGGGGCTACTAGGACTTGGGTCTCTTTCTTGGGCGGGGCATCAAGTACATGTATCTTTACCGATTAACCAATTTCTAAACGCTGGAGTAGATCCTAAAGAGATCCCACTTCCTCATGAATTTATCTTGAATCGGGATCTTTTGGCTCAACTTTATCCCAGTTTTGCCGAGGGAGCAACCCCATTTTTCACCTTGAATTGGTCAAAATATGCAGAATTTCTTACTTTTCGTGGAGGATTAGATCCAGTAACTGGGGGTCTATGGCTGACCGATATTGCACACCATCATTTAGCTATTGCAATTCTTTTCCTGATAGCGGGTCACATGTATAGGACCAACTGGGGCATTGGTCATGGGCTAAAAGATATTTTAGAGGCTCATAAAGGTCCATTTACAGGTCAGGGCCATAAAGGCCTATATGAAATTCTAACAACGTCATGGCATGCTCAATTATCTCTTAACCTAGCTATGTTAGGCTCTTTAACCATTGTTGTAGCTCACCATATGTATTCCATGCCCCCTTATCCATATTTAGCTACTGACTATGGTACACAACTGTCATTGTTCACACATCACATGTGGATTGGTGGATTTCTCATAGTTGGTGCTGCTGCGCATGCAGCCATTTTTATGGTAAGAGACTATGATCCAACTACTCGATACAACGATCTATTAGATCGTGTCCTTAGGCATCGTGATGCAATCATATCACATCTCAACTGGGCATGTATATTTCTAGGCTTTCACAGTTTTGGTTTGTATATTCATAATGATACCATGAGCGCTTTAGGGCGTCCCCAAGATATGTTTTCAGATACTGCTATACAATTACAACCCGTCTTTGCTCAATGGATACAAAACACCCATGCCCTAGCACCTAGTGCAACGGCTCCTGGTGCAACAACAAGCACCAGTTTGACTTGGGGGGGTGGTGATTTAGTAGCAGTGGGTGGCAAAGTAGCTTTGTTGCCTATTCCGTTAGGAACCGCAGATTTTTTGGTACATCACATTCATGCATTTACGATTCATGTGACGGTATTGATACTCCTGAAAGGTGTTCTATTTGCTCGTAGCTCTCGTTTGATACCGGATAAAGCAAACCTTGGTTTTCGTTTCCCATGTGATGGACCTGGAAGAGGGGGTACATGTCAAGTATCAGCTTGGGATCACGTCTTCTTAGGGCTATTCTGGATGTATAATTCAATTTCGGTAGTAATATTCCATTTCAGTTGGAAAATGCAGTCAGATGTTTGGGGGAGTATAAGTGATCAA GGTGTGTTAACTCATATCACGGGAGGAAACTTTGCGCAAAGTTCCATTACTATTAATGGGTGGCTCCGCGATTTCTTATGGGCACAGGCATCCCAGGTAATTCAGTCTTATGGTTCTTCATTATCCGCATATGGTCTTTTTTTCCTAGGTGCTCATTTTGTATGGGCTTTTAGTTTAATGTTTCTATTTAGCGGGCGTGGTTATTGGCAAGAACTTATTGAATCCATCGTTTGGGctcataataaattaaaagttgcTCCTGCTACCCAGCCTAGAGCCTTGAGCATTGTACAAGGACGTGCTGTAGGAGTAACCCATTACCTTCTGGGTGGAATTGCCACAACATGGGCGTTCTTCTTAGCAAGAATTATTGCAGTAGGATAA